In the genome of Daucus carota subsp. sativus chromosome 9, DH1 v3.0, whole genome shotgun sequence, the window ACCATCTTATTGTTTCTGAAATGGCTTTCCCATCACTGATTTCTGTACTCACCTGCACATAAAGTCATAAGGACTATAAGTTGATATCAAGTAAAGCACAAATTGaagaaaattgaaatataatagGAGAAGAATGTCACCCAACTGTCTGTTGAAACCAGTCTGCAAATTGTCGATTGTGCTCTCCCAATAGCCATTGTGCACCCTTCTTTTTTCCTTCGTAAATTCTTTCCAAATATTCCTTATGCAACCTGATCATAATTACATTAAATAAGAATAAACCATTATAAAAAGGGACTACTACAGGACTTATAAGAAATACTacgtataaataatttatttacttaATATATGCTTCCACTTCAATATTATTAAGGAGGACTGTGAGATGTGCCTCATCTTGTTCCTTTTCTGCCACCGACTTCATTGTCACGCCACCAACTGGACCAGAAAAATTTTCATCTTTGTCAAGACCAGCAGTTCTGCTACTCTCGGTAAAGAACCCCGTGCAAAATTCAATTGATTCTTCTTTAATATAACCTTCAGCTATACAACTTTCCGGATAAAATCGGTTCCGTACATAActcttcaatattttattaaatcgtTCAAATGGAAACATCCACCTATAAAAAACCGGGCCACATAAACGCAATTCCCTCACTAAGTGGACTGTTAGATGTATCATAACATCAAAAAATGATGGAGGGAATATTTTTTCCAACTCGCACAAGGTCAGAATCacatctgattggagtttactCAATCTGGACACATCTACGACTTTGTTGCACAAAGAGTTGAAGAAAAAGCATAATCTGATTATACTTACCCTTACATTTTTCGGAAGCACGGAACGAATACAAACCGGTAGTAACTGTTGGAGGAGGACATGACAATCATGGGACTTCAGCCCATACAACTTCAAATCATATTGGACAATGATcccaacattatttttttttcttttctagaCAAAGTAAAAGGGGCAGGAGGTAAGTATGTCCTCTTTTCTCCTATTTCAGGAGCTAAATCAGGCCTTACACCCATCTCAACCATATCAAGACGAGAGGCAACGCTGTCCTTAGTCTTGAATTTCAGGTTAAGTAGTGTCCCAATTATGTTATCACACACGTTCTTCTCGATGTGCATAACATCTAAACAATGACGAACGTGGTGAAACTTCCAATATTctaactcaaaaaaaaattgattttttcttCCATGCATACTCCACCTTTTTCGACTTTCCCCCTTTCCCAAAACTGAATTCAAGTTTTTGTTGTTGCGCCAACACTTCTTCTCCGCTGAGTGGCTCAGGTGCATCATCAAGTTCTTGTTCTCCATCAAAAGCCATTCGCTGCCTCCTATAAGGATGATGACTGTCTAAATATCGACGATGACCTAGGTAACACATTTTCCTactatgatttaaatatttagcCACAGTTTGATCACCACAGATTGGACAAGCCATATAACCCTTATTTATGCAGCCTGACAGATTTGCGTATCCCGGGAAATCATTCACTGTCCACATTAGAACTGCCTTAAGAGTGAAGTAGGATTTACTATGTGCATCATAAACATTTGGTTCACCCTCCtcccataatttttttaaatcatcgATTAATGGCTGTAGATATATGTCAATATTATTTCCAGGCTCGTGCGGGCCGGAAATCAATGTTGTTAACATcataaacttcctcttcatGCATAACCATGGAGGAAGATTATATGTTACTAACATAACTGGCCAACAGCTATACCGATTGTTTAATCCATTATTATATGGATTTATACCATCTGCCGCTAATCCTAAGCGTATATTTATGTCCTCACTTCCAAATTCAGGCCACCTACTATCAACATTTCTCCAAGAAGGGGAATCAGATGGATGACGCATCTTTCCATCTTTAGATCGATTATTCGCATGCCAACTCATTAATTTGGCAGTATCAGCAGATTTAAAAAGCCGTTTGAATCTGGGGATTATCGGAAAATACCACATAACTCTCGCTGGAACGTTAATCCTAACTTTACCGTCTTTTCCAATTTTCCAGCGAGAAATTTGGCACTTTGGACACTCATCTAAAGACTCGAGAACTGGACCCCTGTATAATACACAGTCATTTGGACAAGCATGGAATTTAACATACTCAAGTCCTAAATCAGTCAAGGTTTTCTTCGCTTCATACATATTTGGCGGAAGAACATTACCTTTAGGAAGAAACGAGCCAACAGATTCAAGAAGATCAGTGAAGGCCTTATCACTAACTCCAAACCTAGCCTTCCAATTATGTAATTTCAAGACCGACTCTAGTTTGGTGCACTCACTTCCCTCAAAAAGAGGTTGTTCCGCATCGGAAACAAACCTCATAAAGTCATCTGATTCATTATCGCATTCTCCATCATTATAGGCTGCTTCACATACTTTAACCGTTTCGCTAACGTGTGTTGGAATTTTAGCAGGGCAAGAACTACCCGCATGTGAGTTAATAAAGTTACCAACCTCTTCCCCATGCCAAATCCAATCCAAATACCCTAAACTAAACCCAGATTCATATAGATGACCCCTGATTGCATTGACAGATGTTTTTTTGAAGTTAGCACAACGTGAACAGGGGCAACGTATCTTCTTTGGGTTTTTAGCATTTTCCTCCgcaaaaatcaagaaattttCTACACCAATTTCATACTGTAAGGAATCTCTATCTGCCTTTATCCAAGACTTGTCCATTTGAAACCACCTGGTATGTCACTAAAATTCAGACctaattttatgattaaatattattatgtatatCTTATGACCTATATTTCATTTAGCCTACATCAACCAAACTTACAACATATAAACAACAGGAACAACATACATTCATTTAATCAAATGCACATATGATTTAACCCCACACTATACAAACTGCAACAACTATAAACAACATATAAACACAGGAACAACAACCACAATCCTGTAATACATGGTAACTATCCACAAACTTATCctaaaaacatataaacaagTAACAAATAACAACCAGAACTAGggtttttgacaaaataaataaatacaaaaaataaataccaATTAGCTTAAATAAAGCCACAACCAGAACCCAGTatcaattaacaaaacaaataacaaaatcagGGTTTCAATTTCATAAAACCCTCAATTTTAAGAACTCTGATTTTGATTTACAAAACTATAGGGCCTCAAGTTATAAGCAGAAGAGAAGAGACAAACCTtgaaacagagagagagagctgaGCAGAGAGAGCTGAGAGAGCGGCGGAGAGAGAGCTGAGCGGAGCTCGGCGGAGAGAGAGCTGCGAGCGGAGGTGGAGAGTGGCGAGAGAGAGCTGAGAGCGGAGGAGGTGGTGAGCGGAGCTGAGAGCGGAGGTGGAGAGAGGAGGAGCGGCGCAGAGATCGTCGAGAGAGAGTCGAGAGAGAGAGGTGTGAGCTGAGAGAGAGTCGAGAGAGAGAggtgtttttctatttttagtttttagtttttaggtttTAGTTTGTCTGAATGTATGTGTTAGAGGGAAAGAAAAAACATTAAGGAGGGAATTTTCAGCTAAGGGGGGAAAAAATTGGGAGGCCGCAcgcttaattttaatatttgaacttAAGACATCAGTTTCGAAATCTGCGATGTTTTAAAACTATATGGACATCAAATAAAATATGGACGATGTCTATGATACTTTAGACATCAGTGGCCGAAGTGACCGATGTCTCATGTGTGATGTTTATTAacagttttcttgtagtgcCATTAAGTAAACCACTAAGATCGTGAACTGCAGATTTTAGATCTTTTACGGAGATTCCCGTTTTTAAGATATGCTTCTCCCCGTTCGAAGTCCAACCAACCAAAGCAGGAAGTGAGTCAACACCTAACTTCTTCACCATTGGATCTGATGTATCATGAACCTATAACATATTTGAATATCAATTAAGCACCAGAAAGAGGAGTAAAAAGAAAACAGCCTGTAATAACCACAACCACTATAAACAAACTAACAAGTAACTAGTCTTTACTTCTTTCAAGCTTAAAATACATGATTCTCAATATCTACATaaagtattaataaaaactATAATCTTTATTGTAGGCAAAAAGGGTGCCATTATGCGGACTTTGTAGGCTTTAAAAATTACGAGTCATGGTAGGTTCCAATCAGGACCTGTCATAGACTATTGGAAACTATACATTACATCAGTGCCTTGATAGGCTCCTCAAAACAAGGATTAAAATCATACATATCTTGACTAATACAGGAAATCTATATTTTAGGTAACTGCCTTTGAATCAATTATACAATATGGTACGACTAATAATTATTTGCCCACACTGCTTTCCAACACCCTTGTACCTAATCTGATAGAGAGTGTTGCAGCACCAGTAATTCACTTGTGATCTATGAGGAGTAGGAATAATATTCACGTACATACATTTAATACAAAATGAATAGGTTCACAAGGAATAGAGCTTACTAGATATCAAGACCAAAAATTTGTATGAGGTTTGAAATACATTTGGTTGACACTGATATCAACATGTTTAAATGAACTAAGAGTACACCATACTTACCTATAACTTGAACttggaaaataatataatgacaagtataaattaattataatatcacTTACCAGTTAACTGTGTGGactgatatattaaaatgtcACACACTCAATGGTACTGAGTAAAATTTCAGCAGGGGCTCCTTCCCAATTTGTGTCACTTACACATGTATGCTATTAGCAATCCTTCAGGCCATTTGGGAAGGGAAGGTAGTGCTAGCTACGCTTCCCAGAAGTTTGAAACACAAGGTAAGCAAAATAATCAATCTAGCAGCCATATAATcagaatttacaaagagcactTTAAAATGATATAGTCAAAGTGAAAACTTaacttaattttgtttatataataccTGGTATTCTTCTCAATTCATCACTAGTGCTTCTACTTCAATATCATTCCTGTAAACAACAAAGtgaaatatttatcaataataataaGTAAAAGATGAGCTCATGACAAAGAGGAAAACAAGGGATCTAAATTTAGCAGAGAAAACAAGAGTGAATAGTTAGCACTGCCTACTTTTGGCTTATATGTTGTCTCCTTTGCTTCACATAgactttcatatttacatatagtATTTACAGAAGCAGTAACATTTGGCaagcataatataaaacacacacattcGTGGTGTGGGAACAATTATCGCCCATTCATACTCAATATgcaattgattaaaaaaatataaattgagaATCTAGGGTTTGGACCTGCAAAAGCAGAATGAAGATGCGAATCAAATTCTTATTCTCCTTTAGCTGCTTCAGAGAATCAACACACTCCACTTACAAAGCAAGCCGAAAACAACTGTTAGTATGTAAAACAAATCCTAATCACAAACAAAAAGAGGATAAAGAGAAGAGAGACATcgagagagaagagaagaaagacCCGGGCAGAGAAGAGAGACAGCGAGAGAGATTattggagagagagagaagagaatagaGCTTCTCTGGTGTACTGTGTTCACCTTCGACATACTAATCGGAGATGTAGAAGAAGAAAGATACAAAGAGAGGAAAGGGGAAACCAAAATTTGAGTTTAACGCCAGAGGGGGAAACGAAAATTTGGGATTGCTGGGGGACCAAAAATTATGTGGGGAAAATAAAATGGCTTGTCTCCAAAGCTGAGATACcaaattgaattataaataataaaaatattactccctctgtccctctcatttcttttctgttactattttgagatgtccctctcatttctttacgttactataaatagtaagtttttctcatcattacacccactatcttccccgactatctcatatttaacaataaaaactactattacacccactactttcctccactatctcaaatctattattaaatattgataggtcccaccactttatccacttttcatctaactttactcattttccatacattgtcttggtctccgtgtccccctccaatgtaaacaattgagggggacggagggagtatattttaatatattgtgaagttgaattattgaaaaaatgaattcttttcaagtatttatttatagttgattatcaaaatatcataaaaatagatttttaaatatataaaaagttagtggtataaaaaataaatattttatacttatctTATATgatcttttacaaaaatatagtaCGATTATTGTGTCTAGTAAACAATATAATTGATCCTAGTAATTGTTGATgtagaaatataagaaaatttgaactaacaatattagtcatgcattaaaaaaattaatttttttatgattattttgtatgtttttttaacaacacTAGTCAATCGTAAAAAttttcttattataaaaaggtaatttttatgagttaaaaattcgcatttccttgattaattcttgtttttgcactctttgtattaaaaaatatatttatgttatgtatatatgcaaatatgcatGTTCATGTGTAAAACCAAGACAATTTTGTACTTCGGACGCatgtattagtatgtgttttatgtttacaatttaaaaagtAGTAGAtataatctttgttatgtattcAATTAGttctgtattaatttataaatatttatttcaatgatctaaccgtacggatgtcaagaaCTAACagtattagtcatgtataaaaaaatataaaaattttatttttattttgtatgtttttttaacaatactagtcacttgtaaattttgtcttatttgtgaaaaggtattttttgtcctgtagtgtctaacagacaacggtttttataaGCACCTTTGTTGTATAAAAatagtgtagacaacggtttataGAAAGGAAACCGTTGTAcaataaattatcatttttaagaGTAAAAATTTCGCATTTCCCAGATCAATTCTTGTTTTCACACTCCATGGCTTAacaaatatagttatattaggcatatatgcaaatatctATTGTTTATTTGTACTATAAAGATAATTTTGTAATTCGGACgtgagtattagtatgtgttttatgctTACAATTTAGAAAGTACTGGATAGTTATGTATACGATTAActctgtattaatttataaaaatttattttgatgatctaaccgtacggatgtcaagaaCTAATAAAAGTAGTCatgtatataaaaaatcaaattttttttatgtttattttgtatgttttttaacaatactagtcaattgtaaattttgtcttattgtaaaaagttattttttatCATGTAGTGTCTAACCGACAATGGTTTTTCTACGCACCTATgttgtataattaaaattgacacaactgttaccgaagttataccgttgtaacagaatccattgtctaaattatgctcaaacaacgcttcatggaaaatccgttgtataaaagtagtgtagacaacggtttatgggaaggaaaccgttgtataataaatttacatttttatgagttaaaaattcgcatttccttgatcaattcttgtttttgtactctttgtattaaaatatatatttatattatgcatatatgcaaatatgtattcTTCATTTGTAATACAAAGACAATTTTATACCTCGGACGTAAGTATTAGtatatgttttatgtttacaatttataaAGTACCggatagaatctttgttatgtataagatgagcataatattaatttttaaatatttttttcgataatctaaccgtacggatgtcgagaactaacaatattagtcatgtataaaaaaatctaaattttttatatttattttatatgtttttttaacattacttgttaattgtaaattttgtcttattataaaaaggtattttttgtcctgtagtgtCTAACACACAACGGTTTTTATAAGCATCTAAGTTGtctcattgaaaatgacacaacgaTTTATGGGAAGAAAACCATTGTataataaacttttatttttatgagttaaaaattcgcatttccttgatcaatactTGATCTAATGCTAGAAAAGCCTATGACTACTaagaatatgaatatatttttgtaacttTGGTTAGGACTTTTGAATGTTTGCACTCTTTTATGTACATTTATTTTCTTACAAGTCATTCAGTCAGACAACGTTTTACTAGCTAAAGGCTTGTCTATAAGGCCATGATACgatgctaacaaaaacacttgCATGTTAGCTTCCCTGTCACACAACACTCTATGGAACCCTTGTCTGACCTTTTcgtaaacaacacaacaaataaaacacttgtctcATTACAACAACGGTTTCTCAGAATATTGTATGTAGTTTTTTCACACATCGGCTCTAAAAACAGTTGTCTAACGtgcatcattacacaataccacagttaAGAGACCGTTGTCTGATTAAATTTATTAGACAACAGTTTTTCGAGGACGAAAATAAAGTGTTGTGTCTTTGTTTCGGCCAACACTTATCCAGCGTCAGTTGTCTGACTAGTGTTGTCTGATgccagttttgttgtagtgatacTAAATCCTAAATCCTAAAGGTTAAATGCAATATATTTAATGTCTTTCTGCCCTGAGGCACATGGTAGAGCTAGCTAGAGTATGCATGCCAGAAAAGCCAAAACAAACATCATTATGAAATAAGAACACtaacttaaaaaatgaaaaaatgcaTCTAACATATAGACCATCTTAGAGAGAATTGTAAAAGATTTGATCCTTCTATTCGAGATCAATTGCAATTCAATGAACCGCATGTGCTGGGAAGATGTATTTCTTAGAGATTCGGTATCTCTGATGCTTCTTGCAATTGCGACTTTTTGATCCTATACATAATTACTGACATTGTATAGAATTGTAGCCAAGTGGAAATGGTGGAGAGTTTGTGGCCTAAGTTGATGACAATGGAGGGCATATCTGGAACATTCATCGGTTCATTATCTTTAAAGAACTTAAATATTAGTACCGGTCtatttttctttgttatatatattattattataaatgattctcgagaaagtaaataataaaatttgattataaataacaattaaaatgTGACAAAGTActaaataattaaatgaaaCTACACACCatacaataaaaattaatttttgtaaaacttaaaaaattatagaattaatattcaaagtaatattattttgaagagATTAGGTCAAACAAATTACAATCTAAGGAAAAAAACAGAAATTGGATCTCAAAACTTCTAGTgccaaatgaaataaaaattaagtctCCCAATATTATTTCTTCTTTTGAATATTTTGCATATGTAGCATACTTATGGAATCCAGAGCCTATGAGCCATACAAATCCTCATTCTTCGGATCAACAACTTAATAGGAAGTCCATTTGATGACCTACGAACACAACAGAAATGAAAATGGTTtctataacatatataaaaactatCCCGATGGCACCAGTCAAGTGCGGATGCTAATTTTCCATCAGGCTATGCGAAATTCAACACTTGCACCAAACTTGCTAATGACAGCATATAAACTGCAATGTCAAACCAATTTAACCACATCAGAATATGTAGAAAAATACAACCTATATTAACAGGATACATGTTCCATACCTGCTTTGTTGTGTTCATTAGGGAACGCGTTATCATAAATCATTAGAATAACTTAACTCAAATGAGAACACCCAAATTCAGGGAAAGATCATTTAAGCATAATATTATAAGTAAAAGTTAATGATTACCAAAATTAAGAAGCGTACAAAATATCTTATTCTGTATGAGCAAACATATTACACTCCAGCCGTCACTATTATCAATGCACTGTATTCTTAGACTTATAAATGAAGGGAGGAAACTTAAATACTAATCAATATAATACAACAGTGAACAATGAAATGAAAATATTGGTTAAATATGCGATGTAAAAGAGCAATACTCAAAACTGATAAATCTACATAGCAAGTAACTTGGCAGCTGGGAAAAAAAACTCACCATTGGTTAAACATGACCTTGGATTAAGTTATGGAGTTGCTAATCCCTCACCATCTCTCGTAGCTTTAAATAGATTAATGGTGAGTTTCTCTTGATTAACCCTCCTCAACCCATCAGCCTCCGAATCTCCACTCATTGACGCCTTGAAACATCCCCACTTTGGGAGTAAATTTGCTACAGACCCCAAGATAGCATTGTGCAGAACATCCTTTGCATAAACACAAGCACTCACCACTGAATCCAGGCCAATCTCAGAGCTGTTAAAAATCTCTGAGTAGCAGCGTAACTTTCCATCATCCAACATACGTATTGCTTCCTGAGATAATAGGCCATTATTGTTAAAGCAGTATTCTTGCAGCACTTTAGCCTTTCTCTTATCCTTCACCTCCCTTGCAGAGTTGCAACCCCAGCTAGAGGCGATGTTTGAAGTAGACCTCTCAATACTGCACTAAAAACTAAACAATATTGTTAAAACAGAGGATTAAAGATCCACAAACATACTTTATCCAAAAGCTAATCAATTTATCTGTAAAAACCTTTAACTTGAATGCACCTGCAAAAGCCTGCAACTTGAATGAACAGCAAACGTTTCCAGCTCCGCGAATGTGTTGACAATTATCCCTTTAGTCTCTCTGAACTTGCGTCGACACAATAACATCACTTGAGATCCTTTTTCATCCAAACATATAGCTGGCAAGACCTTAGCAGGCACCTGCTTCTTGAAATAAAGGAACAGATAATTTAGCATCCGAATCCTTGTACTACAGAGCACTTGTGATTTTGTCCAGAGCAGACATTGTCTGAAGCATGTAGGATAAGGTTTAAGTTAAAACTCTATATCAAAATGGTCCTTTGCACCGTAAAAAAACATGAAACTAATGAGTTGGGAGTATCAGACCATACCTAGTTGTGCATCTGCCTGCTCTATTATTCAGAATATAGACCCCTGTGCTTAATCAGAATGAACAAAactatgatttttatttaaatagatATTGTGTAAGAAGCCATACCATTCAGAGTTCAAAATACAGCATTAGAGTTGGGGGATCTATTTTGCGACTCAAAATTAGGATTAACATTTTCTCAGTTGGCTACTGGTGTCAATGGATCACGATAAATCTGTGTTTTGAAGATGACGGCAAGGCTGAACCCAGCACAGTTTTCCTATCTGtacattataaaaataaaatatatcataaaatcGAGAATTTTCATGCATTACGAAGATATGACAGTAGATATTAATCTACTTGAGCTACAGATAAATTTCTATACACACTATGACGACTCATGAATCTCACAAATTTGGAGAATTTAACCCAAAGGTTTGAATGATCTGATAAGTCTTGAAAAGTAGAAT includes:
- the LOC108192608 gene encoding UDP-glucose flavonoid 3-O-glucosyltransferase 6-like isoform X2, with the translated sequence MVPAKVLPAICLDEKGSQVMLLCRRKFRETKGIIVNTFAELETFAVHSSCRLLQCSIERSTSNIASSWGCNSAREVKDKRKAKVLQEYCFNNNGLLSQEAIRMLDDGKLRCYSEIFNSSEIGLDSVVSACVYAKDVLHNAILGSVANLLPKWGCFKASMSGDSEADGLRRVNQEKLTINLFKATRDGEGLATP
- the LOC108192608 gene encoding UDP-glucose flavonoid 3-O-glucosyltransferase 6-like isoform X1, with product MKQVPAKVLPAICLDEKGSQVMLLCRRKFRETKGIIVNTFAELETFAVHSSCRLLQCSIERSTSNIASSWGCNSAREVKDKRKAKVLQEYCFNNNGLLSQEAIRMLDDGKLRCYSEIFNSSEIGLDSVVSACVYAKDVLHNAILGSVANLLPKWGCFKASMSGDSEADGLRRVNQEKLTINLFKATRDGEGLATP